In one window of Caballeronia sp. TF1N1 DNA:
- a CDS encoding NCS1 family nucleobase:cation symporter-1: protein MGQFSASGSSALPPYESEFQGDGDHSGMPAGYSDRLYNEDLAPLKNQTWGAYNIFAFWMSDVHSVGGYVFAGSLFALGLTSWQVLVSLLIGIGLVNVLCNLIAKPSQVAGVPYPVACRATFGVLGANIPAVIRGLIAVAWYGIQTYLASSALVIVVLKFVPSLMPYADVHRYGFVGLSALGWAGFMLLWVLQAIVFWRGMEMIKKFIDFAGPAVYVVMFILAGYMVWRAGIQNIGLNLGGVKYHGMEVVPVMITAISLVVSYFSGPMLNFGDFSRYCKSFRSVKRGNFWGLPVNFLAFSLVTVVTTAATLPVFGQLITDPVETVGRIDHPTAVILGALTFTIATIGINIVANFVSPAFDFSNVAPRLISWRAGGMMAATASIFITPWNLFNNPAVIHYTLDILGSFIGPLYGVLIVDFYLMKRGKLVVDDLYTTSESGRYWYTKGVNRRAVMALLPAAVIAILCVMLPSLESSANFSWFIGAGLAAVFYYVLADRKRV, encoded by the coding sequence ATGGGCCAGTTCAGTGCATCCGGCAGCTCAGCTCTGCCGCCGTACGAAAGCGAGTTTCAAGGAGACGGCGACCATTCTGGTATGCCTGCCGGTTATAGCGACCGGCTCTATAACGAAGACCTCGCTCCGCTAAAAAATCAGACCTGGGGCGCGTACAACATCTTCGCGTTCTGGATGTCGGACGTGCATAGCGTCGGCGGTTATGTTTTCGCGGGCAGTCTGTTCGCGCTCGGCCTCACGAGCTGGCAAGTGCTCGTGTCGTTGTTGATCGGCATCGGGCTCGTCAACGTGTTGTGCAATCTCATCGCGAAGCCGAGTCAGGTCGCGGGCGTGCCGTATCCGGTTGCGTGCCGCGCGACCTTCGGCGTGCTCGGCGCGAATATTCCGGCGGTCATTCGCGGGCTGATCGCGGTGGCGTGGTACGGCATCCAAACTTATCTGGCATCGAGCGCGCTGGTTATCGTCGTGCTGAAATTCGTGCCCTCGCTCATGCCTTACGCGGATGTGCATCGGTATGGCTTCGTCGGGCTGTCCGCGCTCGGCTGGGCGGGCTTCATGTTGCTGTGGGTGCTGCAGGCTATCGTGTTCTGGCGCGGCATGGAGATGATCAAGAAGTTCATCGACTTCGCCGGCCCAGCTGTGTATGTCGTGATGTTTATTCTTGCGGGCTACATGGTGTGGCGTGCGGGCATTCAGAACATCGGGCTGAATCTGGGCGGCGTGAAGTATCACGGCATGGAAGTGGTGCCGGTGATGATCACCGCGATCTCCCTGGTGGTCTCCTACTTCTCCGGTCCGATGCTGAACTTCGGCGACTTCTCGCGCTATTGCAAGAGCTTTCGCAGCGTGAAACGCGGCAATTTCTGGGGCTTGCCGGTCAACTTCCTGGCGTTCTCGCTCGTGACCGTCGTCACGACTGCCGCGACGCTGCCGGTGTTCGGACAATTGATCACCGATCCGGTGGAAACGGTCGGCCGTATCGATCATCCGACGGCTGTGATTCTCGGCGCGCTGACGTTCACGATTGCGACCATCGGCATCAATATCGTGGCGAACTTCGTGTCGCCGGCGTTCGACTTTTCGAACGTGGCGCCGCGTCTGATTAGCTGGCGCGCAGGCGGGATGATGGCCGCGACGGCATCGATTTTTATCACGCCCTGGAACCTGTTCAACAATCCGGCCGTGATTCATTACACGCTGGATATTCTCGGCAGCTTCATCGGGCCGCTATATGGCGTCCTGATCGTGGATTTCTATTTGATGAAGCGCGGCAAACTCGTGGTCGATGACCTCTACACGACTTCAGAGAGCGGTCGATACTGGTACACGAAGGGCGTGAATCGCCGCGCGGTGATGGCGTTGTTGCCCGCTGCGGTGATCGCGATTCTTTGTGTGATGCTGCCGTCGCTGGAAAGCTCCGCGAACTTTTCGTGGTTTATCGGCGCGGGATTGGCGGCGGTGTTTTATTACGTGTTGGCAGATCGGAAGCGGGTTTAA
- a CDS encoding GntR family transcriptional regulator — protein MSEPKPSAASIASNLNGGANAESIAENIRAAILEHRLAPGAKLTEAQLCEVFEVKRGTVRQALAQLANERLVDLEPNRGAFVASPSLQEVHEVFEMRRIIELAVVERIGKGHGMRRLKSISMNIGRERRAFESRDFSQWIRLSGEFHTELAALTGNTVLCECLSGLVARSTLISALYESLGRSSCSFEDHEAILAALDAGDAAKAANLMAQHLRDVELKMLERPARGAVDLKEVFARPAESASILDAVDPVDR, from the coding sequence ATGTCCGAACCCAAACCAAGTGCAGCATCGATCGCTTCGAATTTGAATGGCGGAGCGAATGCCGAGTCGATCGCCGAGAACATTCGCGCCGCGATCCTCGAGCATCGGCTTGCGCCTGGGGCCAAGCTGACCGAAGCGCAGTTATGCGAAGTGTTCGAAGTGAAACGCGGCACGGTACGTCAGGCGCTCGCGCAACTGGCGAACGAGCGACTGGTCGATCTGGAGCCGAACCGCGGCGCCTTCGTCGCGAGTCCGTCGCTGCAGGAAGTGCATGAGGTGTTCGAGATGCGACGCATCATCGAACTGGCGGTGGTGGAGCGCATCGGCAAGGGGCACGGCATGCGTCGGCTCAAGTCGATCAGCATGAATATCGGGCGGGAGCGGCGTGCGTTCGAGAGCCGGGACTTTTCGCAATGGATTCGCCTTTCTGGCGAGTTTCACACGGAGCTTGCCGCACTCACCGGCAACACCGTGCTGTGCGAATGTCTGTCCGGACTCGTTGCACGCTCGACGCTAATCTCGGCGCTGTATGAATCGCTCGGCAGAAGTTCTTGCTCGTTCGAAGATCACGAAGCGATTCTCGCCGCGCTCGACGCCGGCGATGCCGCGAAAGCCGCGAATCTGATGGCGCAGCATCTGCGCGATGTCGAATTGAAAATGTTGGAGCGGCCAGCGCGCGGCGCGGTCGATCTGAAAGAAGTCTTTGCGCGGCCGGCCGAAAGCGCGTCGATTCTCGACGCTGTCGACCCGGTCGACCGGTAG